CGATTTCGTCGTCGTTCAGTTACGGGGAGCTGCACGTCGCCGCGCCGGCATATGATACGAAGTTCGGAAGCCATTGTCTGGATTCGGTATCCCCCGGTGCCCCGACCGTGCTGCGACCATGCGCCCGGCCCGTCAGTCAGGCACTGCGGGAACAGCCTGGTCAGAGCAGCCCCAACGCCGCCAGCTCCCGCCGCATCGTCTCCGGCATCGCCGCGAGGTCGCCGGCGGCGTGGCGGGAGATGTCGCGTGGGGCGTCCTTGGGGGCGAGGTAGCGCCAGCCCTGGAACGGCCGGCACGGCCGGGGCTCGACCGGGGTGACCTCCGGGTCGAGGACGAGGCGGCAGCGGCCGACGCCGTCGGCATCGGTGAAGGGGCGGATCGCCAGCACCGGCTGGCGGCAGGCGATCTGGCCGCGGATCACCCAGTAGAGCGAGCCCGCGCCGGCGATCTCGTCGCCGCGCTTGGGGACCATGCGGGTGATGTGGGCCTGCTCGTGCGGGCGGCCCAGCCGCGTCGCCTCGGCCCGGCGGGCGGCGATCCACTCCTCGAGGTCGGCGATGGAGTCGCAGCCGACGCAGAGCTTGAGGAGGTGAAGGGACATCGCGGCCGGGCGTCGAGGAGGGAGGGAGACGGGCTCCCTGCGGGGCAATGGTGGCGCCGCGAGGGCACGCGCCCCGCGCCGAGACGCCTCAGGTGAAGCGGGCGAGCTTCTCGTCGAGGGCGAGATCGTCGATCTCCGCGAAGGCATCCTCCAGCGCCATCGCATCCTCGGCCAGGGCCGCCGGTTCCTCGCGGACCGGCTCGCGCACCGGCACGAAGGCGATGTCGTCGTCGGGCATCGCCGGCTCGACCAGGCGCAGGCGCGGCGCCGGTTCCTCGCTCCGGGGCCGATCGTCGTCCTTGCCGGTCGCCACGATCTGGTCGACGTCGTTCTGGTCGAGGGTGGTCTGCGGCACCTCGGTCCGCTGCGCGGCCGGGGCCGGCGGGTCGTCCTCGCTGGCCCAGATCTCGATCATCGCGGTCAGGCGCTGCTCGAGGTAGCGCAGGGTGTTGACGATACGGCTGGTGCGCTGCGCCGTCAGGTCCTGGAACGAGCAGGCGGTGTAGATCTGGGTCGCGTTCTGGTCGAGGCGGTCGCAGACGCGGCTGTCGGCCCCGGTCTCGCGCAGGGTCCAGGCGACCTCCTGCACCTCCTCGGCGGCCTGGAGGATGTCGGAGGTGGCGCGCTCGGTGGTGCGCACGATGCCGTCCAGCGCCTCGGAGGCGGCGCCGAGCTGGCTCTGGTCCTGGTCGGGGGTATGGATCGCCGCGATCTCGGACTTGGTGCGGCTGATGGCTTTCGCCATCTCGATCAGGTCGAAGCGCAGGCGTTCCATCCCGGACGGGCCGCGCTCGCCGACCACCGCGTTCTCGAGCCGGCCGATCGCCTGGAGCAGCACGTCGGTATCGGCGGAGCGGTTGCGCTTGGCGTATTCGCCGAGGAACCAGCGCCCGCGCGCCGTCTCCAGCATCGCGCCTTCGATGACGTCGTACTCTTCCCGCGGCATGGGGAGCGAAGGGGTCCCGGCCATCTCACCTGCCCTGTCATCGCCGCTTCGCCGTGGCGGCGCAGCGGCGTCGCCCGGAGGCGTATCGGTGTTTACGCTTGACATCCCGGCGTTAACGGCGGCTTACGCCAGGCCCGCCCCGGGCGGACTGATTCGATCCGCCCCGGCCTTTTCCGAAACAAGCCCCCCATCCCCGTGCCGCCTCCCCCGCTCCTCCTCGGCGACGGCCCGCGCCTCGCCCTGCTCTACGCGGCGGTGTTCGCCGGCATCGGCGTGGCGATGCCGTTCATGCCGCTCTGGCTCGCCGGCCTCGGCCTCGGGCCGGAGCTGATCGGGGCGCTCGTCGCTCTGCCGATCCTGGTCCGGATCGCCGTCACGGCGCCGCTCCTCGGCCTGATCGATTGCGGCGTCCCGGCGCGCCGGCTCATGGTCGCCGGAAGCTTATGCCTCGCCGCGACCTACGCGCTGATGCCGGCCTCCGCGTCCCTCGGCTGGCCGGTCCTGGCGGTCGTCATCGCCCTCAACGCCGTCGGAGGGGCGCCCCTCGTGCCGTCCCTCGACTACCAGAGCCTCGCGGCGGTGCGGCGCGATCCGCGGCTCGACTATGCCCGGATCCGGCTCGGCGGCTCGCTCGGCTTCCTGGCGGCGAGCCTGCTGGGCGGCTGGCTCCTCGGGATCATGGGGACCGGCAGCATCCCGGGCTTCCTCGCCGGGCTGGAGCTGGCCTCGGCCTGCGGCGCCGCCTTCCTGCTCCGCCGGGTGCCGGGTGGCCCGCCGCGTCCCCGCACGGCCGGGCGGGTGCGCCTGCCTGTGGCCCTGTGGCTCGCCATCGCGGCCGGGGCGGCGATCCAGGCGAGCCACGCGGCGGTCTACGCCTTCGGGTCCATCCACTGGGTCGGGCTCGGCCTGGCGCCGGCGACGACCGGCCTCGCCTGGGGCGTCGGCGTCGTCGCCGAGATCGCGTTCTTCGCCGTCATCGGCCGCGTGCCTGCTTTCCGCGACGCGCCGTTCCGCCTCCTCGGTCTCGGGGCCGCGGCGGCGCTCCTGCGCTGGGCCGGGCTGCTCGCCGTGTCCGGGCTGCCGGCCCTGGTGGTGCCGCTGCAGGCCCTGCACGGCCTGACCTTCGGGGCGACGCAGCTCGGCGCCATGGCGGCCCTGTCGCGGCTCGCCCCCGAGGGCGGACGCGGCGCGGCGCAAGGGGTCTACGCGGCTTGTGCCGCCCTCGCCTCGGCCTCCGCCACCCTGGCGAGCGGGGCGGCCTACCGGGCCGGCGGCGGCGCCCTCGCCTTCGGGCTGATGCTGCCGGTGGCCGGGATCGGCCTCGCCCTGACGCTGGCCGCGTCGCGGGCCGCTCGACGTTGAGTTGCGGCCCGGGCGCCCATGGTTTGCGAATTGTTAGCATGACGGGGTATAGGACCGGCCCGAGGGGATTCTTTTTAGGCGAACGAGGGAGGCCGGCCCGTGCCGACCGCACCCACCACGCGGGGGGCCGATCCGGCCCGCGTCGCGGTCGAGCGCATGCGCGACGGCGTCGCCGCGCGCCTCGCCGGCCGCTGGACCGCCGACCAGGGCCCCGCCGTCGAGGCCGCGTCCGCCGCGATGCTGGCGGCCGATAGCCCGCTCGTCATCGACCTCTCGGGCCTGGCCCGGCTCGACACGCTCGGCGCCTGGGTGCTGGAGCGGACCCGCGCGGCGCTTCCCGCCGGCACCGCTTACGCCGGCGCCGCGCCCGAGCACCTGATCCTCCTGCGCGAGGTCGCCTATCGCGAGGCCGGGCCCGCAGCGCGGCGCCGGCGCTTCCACCCCCTCGATCCGGTGGCGAGCTTAGGCTCGGGGATGCGCAGCCTCGGTCACCAGGGCCTGGCCGGCCTCGCCTTCCTGGGCGAGGTGGTGGCGGGCTGCCTGCGGGTGCTCGCCCGACCGCGCAGCTTCCGCGGCCCGGCTCTGGTCAACCAGGTCGAGCAGATCGCCCTGCGCGGCGCGCCGATCATCATGCTGATCTCGTTCCTGGTCGGCTGCATCGTCACCCAGCAGGGCATCATCCAGCTCCAGCGCTTCGGCGCCCAGAGCTACGTCGTCAACATGATCGGCATCCTGACCCTGCGCGAGCTCGGGGTGCTCCTGACCTCGATCATGGTGGCGGGGCGCTCCGGCTCGGCCTTCACGGCGGAGATCGGCTCGATGCGGATGCGCGAGGAGGTCGATGCCCTGCGGGTCATGGGCCTCGACCCGATCGAGATCCTGATCGTCCCGCGCATCCTCGCCCTCATGTTCGCCCTGCCGCTGCTCGCCTTCCTGGCCGACCTCGCGGCGCTCGCCGGCGGCGCCATGACCTCGTTCCTCTATGGCGGCCTGTCGCTCGAAGCGTTCACCTTCCGGCTCCAGAACGCCATCGGCTTTCGCCACCTCCTCATCGGGTTGATCAAGGCGCCGTTCATGGCGCTCATCATCGGCATCATCGCCTCGGTCGAGGGCTTCATGGTCGAGGGCTCGGCCGAGTCGCTCGGCCGCCACGTCACCGCCTCAGTCGTCAAGTCAATCTTCATGGTCATCGTCCTCGATGGACTCTTCGCGGTGTTCTTCGCGGCCATCGATTTCTGAGCGAGGCAGCCCCAACCCTTGGCGATCACGAGCCCCACCTCTCCCGACCATCCGAGCCGCGACGCGATCATCCGCGTGCGCGACCTCGTGGTCGCGTTCGGCGACCGCACGGTGCTCAAGGGCCTGAACCTCGACATCCGCCGGGGCGAGATCCTGGGCTTCGTCGGGCCGTCCGGCCAGGGCAAGTCGGTGCTCACCCGCACGCTGCTCGGGCTCGTGCCGAAGCGCTTCGGCACGATCGAGGTGTTCGGCGAGGACGTCGACCGCCTGAGCCTCGCGCAACGCCGGG
This sequence is a window from Methylobacterium sp. SyP6R. Protein-coding genes within it:
- a CDS encoding ABC transporter permease, with protein sequence MRDGVAARLAGRWTADQGPAVEAASAAMLAADSPLVIDLSGLARLDTLGAWVLERTRAALPAGTAYAGAAPEHLILLREVAYREAGPAARRRRFHPLDPVASLGSGMRSLGHQGLAGLAFLGEVVAGCLRVLARPRSFRGPALVNQVEQIALRGAPIIMLISFLVGCIVTQQGIIQLQRFGAQSYVVNMIGILTLRELGVLLTSIMVAGRSGSAFTAEIGSMRMREEVDALRVMGLDPIEILIVPRILALMFALPLLAFLADLAALAGGAMTSFLYGGLSLEAFTFRLQNAIGFRHLLIGLIKAPFMALIIGIIASVEGFMVEGSAESLGRHVTASVVKSIFMVIVLDGLFAVFFAAIDF
- a CDS encoding MFS transporter, with product MPPPPLLLGDGPRLALLYAAVFAGIGVAMPFMPLWLAGLGLGPELIGALVALPILVRIAVTAPLLGLIDCGVPARRLMVAGSLCLAATYALMPASASLGWPVLAVVIALNAVGGAPLVPSLDYQSLAAVRRDPRLDYARIRLGGSLGFLAASLLGGWLLGIMGTGSIPGFLAGLELASACGAAFLLRRVPGGPPRPRTAGRVRLPVALWLAIAAGAAIQASHAAVYAFGSIHWVGLGLAPATTGLAWGVGVVAEIAFFAVIGRVPAFRDAPFRLLGLGAAAALLRWAGLLAVSGLPALVVPLQALHGLTFGATQLGAMAALSRLAPEGGRGAAQGVYAACAALASASATLASGAAYRAGGGALAFGLMLPVAGIGLALTLAASRAARR
- a CDS encoding DUF1489 family protein, producing MSLHLLKLCVGCDSIADLEEWIAARRAEATRLGRPHEQAHITRMVPKRGDEIAGAGSLYWVIRGQIACRQPVLAIRPFTDADGVGRCRLVLDPEVTPVEPRPCRPFQGWRYLAPKDAPRDISRHAAGDLAAMPETMRRELAALGLL